In the Streptomyces fradiae ATCC 10745 = DSM 40063 genome, GCCTCGCGGTCCCGGCGCGCGGCCGGGCCGGGGCGCCGGCCGTGCTCCGGGCACGGCTCCGGGAGGCCGGGGCGCGGCCGCGCTCCGGGCTGGGTGTCCGCCTCGCTTCCGGCCGTGCTCCGGGCCGTGTTCCCGGCCGTGCTGCGTGCCGGTCACCGGCCGTGGTCCCGGGCGGTGGGCTGGACGGCGGCCGGCTCGGACGGCCGGGCCGGGCGGTGGGCTGGACGGCGGCCGGCTCGGACGGCCGGGCCGGGCGGTGGGCTGGACGGCGGCCGGCTCGGACGGCCGGGCCGGGCGGTGGGCTAGACGGCGGCCGGTTCGGCCGAACGGGCGGACACCCACCAGGCGGAGACCGCGGCGAGGGCCTGCACGGGGTTGAGCCGCGGATCGCAGAAGCTGGTGTAGCGGGTGCCGACCAGGTGCGCCTCGGAGCCGTCGCGGACGCACTCGGTGACATCGTCCGGGGTGGTCTCCAGGTGGAGGCCGCCGGCGACGCCGCCCGCCTCGGTGACCGCGTGCTGGAACTCGTCGATCTCGCGGGTGACCGCTTCCAGGAAGCGGGACTTCAGACCGTCCGGGGTGCTCACGGTGTTGCCGTGCATCGGGTCGGTCAGCCAGATCACCGGGTGCCCGGCGGCGCGGACGGCCGCCACCAGCGACGGCAGCCGCTCGGCGGCCGTGCCGGCGCCCATCCGGGCGATGAGGGTGAGCCGGCCGGCCTCCCGGCCCGGGTCGAGCCGCTCGCACAGGGCGAGCAGGTCACCGGCGGTCATACCGGGGCCGACCTTGCAGGCGACCGGGTTCACGACCTCGGACAGCAGGGCGACGTGGGCGCCGTCGAGCTGCCGGGTCCGCTCGCCGATCCACGGCCAGTGGGTGGAGGCCAGCAGCAGCCCGCCGTCCGCCTGCCGGCGCAGCATCGGCACCTCGTAGTCGAGCAGCAGGGCCTCGTGGCTGGTCCAGACGGGGGTGCCCATCCGGTCGGCCCCGCCGGGCGCCCCCAGCCAGCCCAGGTGGCCCATGATGTCGCGGGCGGCCTCGTAGCCGCCGAGCAGCCGGTCCGGGTCCGGGCGGCGCGCCTCGGGGCTGGGCTCCGGGCTGTTGACCATGTGGCCCCGGTAGACGGGCAGTTCGAGGTCGCCGACCCGCTCGGTGGGACGGGAGCGGGGCTTGGTGAACTGGCCGGCCATCCGGCCTACCCGCACCACCGGCCGGCAGGTGTCCATCTCCAGCGAGCCGGCGAGCATGCTCAGCAGCCCCGCCTTGCGGGCGACGTGGTCCCGGGTGCGCTCGGCGGGGTCCTCGGCGCAGTCGCCGGCCTGGACGACGTGCGCCTCTCCGGCGGCGACCCGGGCCAGCGCGGACCGCAGGGCGCGCACGTCCTCGGCGGTCACGAGGGGGGCGCGGGCGGCCAGTTCCTTGCGTACCCGCAGCACATGGGCCTCGTCCTCCCACGGAGGCTGCTGCAACGCCTGTTCACAGCGGATGTCGAGCAGGGCGTCGTCCACCGGATTCTCCAATCGGCACGCCATACGAGGCGGTACGGGACGCGAAACGGGGAAAGTGGGGGAGGGCTGATCCGCCGGGAACCGGCGGCCCTCCGTACCCGCTGATCGTCCGCCGAATTCCCCGGCGCCACCAACAAGGCGGGGCGCAGTCCGTCAGGTGCCGCGAGATCCGTCAAGTGGCCGGGAATGTGTCAAGTCGACGGAGAAAGGGCTGCGTTGCTTTCAGGCCGGACCCCCGGCGAATTCGCTCCGCGGCGCGGCGCATGTGTACGGGGTCCCGGCCGGCGGTCCGCCCGGTGCCCGGGGCCCCGTCCGCCGCCTGCCCGGCGCGCTGCCCGGCGGCGCCTCCCCGCCCGGTGCCCCGCGGGAGTTCCCGTACGCCGCCCACCCGGCGCCCCGGCCGGGCGCCACCGCACGAAGAAGGGACCGGCGGGCGGCGGTCGCGTACGACCGTCCGCCCGCCGGTCCCGGCGGAGCGCGTATCCCGGGCTCAGCGGCGGATCACCGCGAGCTCCTGGCCCGGGCGACCACCGCGTGGGCGGCCGAGGCCAGCGTCACATGGCGGTGCCAGCCGCCGAAGGAGCGCCCGGAGAAGTCCCGGATGCCCACCCGGTCGGCGATGTCGACGAAGTCCCGGTCGACCCGGTCGGCCAGTCCGCTCAGCCGCACCAGCGAGGCCGGCGGCGTGTGGGCGAGGTTGGTCAGCCACAGCTTCGCCGGCCAGCGCCCGCCCTCCTCGCCCACCCCCAGCAGCAGCGCCTCGCTCCGCTCCCCGGCCGGAGCGGGGCCGGGGGCGGCAGGGGGAGCCACGACCCGCACGGCGGCGACCCAGCGGGTGGACGGCGCCGCACCGGCCTCGTGGGGCGGGGCGGCCACGGGGCGGCGCAGGCCCCTGGCCATGATCATGATCTGTTCGGCGGTCAGCCGCCCCCGGCCGGGGACGGGCAGGGCCGGGTCGGCGACGGTGAGCGGCTGCTCCTCGCACACGCTCACCAGCAGCGGCATGCCGGCGGCGTGCAGCTTCTCGTAGATGGGTACGGCGTGCACCTCGCAGGAGTCGAGCACCATCGGGCGCACCGGCAGCCGCCACCGTCGCGTGGTCTCCAGGCACGCGTCGACCACGCACTCGCTCAGCGTCTGCGTCGCCACCCCGTCCGGGATGCCGACCTGGCTGCGCCGCAGGTCGTCCTGGAGCCAGGTCCGCGGCAGGTGCAGGCGCCAGTTGACCGGGACGCTGACACCGTCCGACGCGGCCCAC is a window encoding:
- a CDS encoding IS701 family transposase, producing MLSLDPRPTTAARATLPTSFPSGAHDAALSEISSILFTSLPRSDQSRKAMQYLRGLLEAPGRKSVRNIAALLGEQVSEQNLHHFISASTWDWVPVRRALVAHWTSSVPPLAWVVQPVIIPKTGRHSVGVDRHFFPTLGQVLNAQRAIGVWAASDGVSVPVNWRLHLPRTWLQDDLRRSQVGIPDGVATQTLSECVVDACLETTRRWRLPVRPMVLDSCEVHAVPIYEKLHAAGMPLLVSVCEEQPLTVADPALPVPGRGRLTAEQIMIMARGLRRPVAAPPHEAGAAPSTRWVAAVRVVAPPAAPGPAPAGERSEALLLGVGEEGGRWPAKLWLTNLAHTPPASLVRLSGLADRVDRDFVDIADRVGIRDFSGRSFGGWHRHVTLASAAHAVVARARSSR
- a CDS encoding 3-deoxy-7-phosphoheptulonate synthase, which gives rise to MDDALLDIRCEQALQQPPWEDEAHVLRVRKELAARAPLVTAEDVRALRSALARVAAGEAHVVQAGDCAEDPAERTRDHVARKAGLLSMLAGSLEMDTCRPVVRVGRMAGQFTKPRSRPTERVGDLELPVYRGHMVNSPEPSPEARRPDPDRLLGGYEAARDIMGHLGWLGAPGGADRMGTPVWTSHEALLLDYEVPMLRRQADGGLLLASTHWPWIGERTRQLDGAHVALLSEVVNPVACKVGPGMTAGDLLALCERLDPGREAGRLTLIARMGAGTAAERLPSLVAAVRAAGHPVIWLTDPMHGNTVSTPDGLKSRFLEAVTREIDEFQHAVTEAGGVAGGLHLETTPDDVTECVRDGSEAHLVGTRYTSFCDPRLNPVQALAAVSAWWVSARSAEPAAV